A window of the Brassica oleracea var. oleracea cultivar TO1000 chromosome C1, BOL, whole genome shotgun sequence genome harbors these coding sequences:
- the LOC106324248 gene encoding alpha/beta hydrolase domain-containing protein 17B, with the protein MGGVTSSMAAKLAFFPPNPPSYKIIRDEATELLLMDPFPHRENVDVLRLPTRRGTEIVAMYIRYPMAVTTLLYSHGNAADIGQMYELFIELSIHLRVNLMGYDYSGYGQSSGKPSEQNTYADIEAAYKCLEENYGAKQENIILYGQSVGSGPTVDLAARLPRLRASILHSPILSGLRVMYSVKRTYWFDIYKNIDKISLVRCPVLVIHGTADDVVDFSHGKQLWELCQEKYEPLWLKGGNHCDLELFPEYIGHLKKFVSAVEKSASKRNSSFSRRSMEGGCEHPSRHSVDAPKKSKDGREKPRKSVDRLKFQGYKLSHIERPEKLKIPFEEMERSRRSVDIYRDKSQPMERARKSVDWLDRNRINE; encoded by the exons ATGGGAGGTGTGACATCTTCAATGGCGGCGAAATTAGCCTTCTTTCCGCCGAATCCGCCGTCGTACAAGATCATCAGAGACGAAGCAACGGAGCTTCTGCTCATGGACCCTTTTCCCCACCGAGAAAACGTCGACGTTTTGCGTCTCCCCACGCGCCGTGGCACCGAGATCGTGGCCATGTACATCAGGTACCCTATGGCCGTTACGACTCTTCTGTATTCGCACGGGAATGCTGCTGATATTGGTCAGATGTACGAGCTCTTCATCGAGCTTAGTATTCACCTCCGCGTCAATTTGATGGG GTATGACTATTCAGGGTATGGCCAATCATCAGGGAAG CCCAGCGAGCAAAATACTTATGCTGATATCGAAGCTGCTTACAAATGTCTGGAAGAGAATTATGGAGCGAAGCAGGAGAACATTATCCTATACGGTCAATCTGTTGGTAGTGGTCCGACCGTCGATTTAGCTGCACGTTTACCTCGACTAAGAGCTTCCATTCTTCATAGTCCAATTCTTTCTGGACTTAGAGTCATGTATTCCGTTAAGCGAACTTATTGGTTTGACATATACAAG AACATTGACAAGATCTCGCTGGTGAGGTGTCCTGTCCTCGTGATCCAT GGAACAGCGGATGATGTGGTTGACTTCTCGCACGGGAAGCAGCTCTGGGAACTCTGCCAAGAGAAATACGAACCGTTATGGCTCAAAGGCGGTAACCACTGTGATCTCGAACTCTTCCCCGAGTACATTGGCCATCTCAAGAAGTTTGTGAGCGCTGTGGAGAAATCCGCATCAAAAAGGAACAGTTCTTTCTCAAGAAGAAGCATGGAAGGAGGGTGCGAACACCCTTCTCGGCATAGCGTAGATGCACCGAAGAAGAGCAAGGACGGAAGAGAAAAACCGAGGAAAAGCGTGGACAGGCTGAAGTTTCAGGGATACAAGCTGAGCCACATAGAGAGACCTGAGAAGCTGAAGATTCCGTTTGAGGAAATGGAGAGGTCAAGGAGGAGTGTGGACATATACAGAGATAAGTCTCAGCCGATGGAGAGAGCACGTAAGAGTGTGGATTGGTTGGACAGAAACCGAATTAACGAGTGA